Below is a genomic region from Helianthus annuus cultivar XRQ/B chromosome 2, HanXRQr2.0-SUNRISE, whole genome shotgun sequence.
TCGAAAAAAGAATACCCCgcatctcgggattctgcaaTACAAAGAGTATTCAATGAGTATTTCCCACCCATTGTACTAACAACACGAAGAAAAgggatatacttaccagcagcagccacaggtTTCTTCTGCACCGGAGCAACTCTCCTGGTCTGCAGTCTCCGCCTCttcggttcaccaccaccagcagctttctgctctggcccccttttctctccaacaacggggggaaccacagcagttccacccgcggccgcaccactacctataacacccaaaccctcaagggtgtcagatactacgacgtaatcggtatatccccgagaacaagattgataggtacctgcggcttcgAAAACGGAAGCAGGGGCAGCTGAGCCTTCAACACTCCCCTTGCCACAACCCCGCACGGTCTTTTTTACCGTTTTCTTCTCCACAGTCTTTTTGGGGACGCgtttctcaaacttccccaaatccgcaaggacACCTGGATTCACACAATCAACAGAAccagtcaaaaaaaaaaaaaaaaaaaaaaaaactaatgccaCGTAAAACGtacctcttgcgtctcccggAACCGGGGCTTCCAGCACCGCTTTTGATGGTACGCGGAAGTTCTTCAGAATTTCAAGGTTGAAAcctttcttcagctcaaccgcgatcagttcaacctggcccttgaaatcaggctcaaacatcctccacaagccaaccgcatccgctgatacatGCATGCAGGTTATTACAAAGGCTTAGGAAATAAGGAAAATAACAAAGGGTAACGAGCTTACCACCACCCTGTTCCCGCAACACGGGCCTTTCCTTCCTATCCGGTCTAgagagcatcatccgcaatatccacagttggtcattatccaacttcttgagttcaataggccgcagcctagagaaccagtccgCGGTCTTCGCGgaagcaacaggaatatcttcgtcGGAAACTCCAACATCgacattcctgaaagacatgttagcatagaccgcacaggctttcacgtagaagaacctcttcttccagcctgtcacacctttagggggtgtcatcaacttcagaCTCCCATGCCTTTGAGTGaacgagaaaaaaccggtgttcaccgtcaactggtagaaacGCCGGAAATTCTCCACTGAAATGGGCAGGCCATGGGCACGGAATGTGTACTCAAAATTCCGAATTCGGAACATTCCGAAAGGACTAAGCTGGGAGATATGGAGGTGATAATACTCCAATACCTCCGccacaaacaccgtcaccggcaacctaaggttgccgtGGGTGAAAAAATCCGCCCACAAggttatataaccggccggagcatcggcaccggtgtcccccacTTGTGGGTAAGTAGCATTCCAGTCTTTGGCCATCTGAACAGTGGCCATCAGAGTTTTAAAACTACCTTTTgtccacttcaacaccggtaacccaccaccgggaacatcaacatcatcatcctcGTCTTCTTCCTCAGCCACtatcggctgttcagggt
It encodes:
- the LOC110907441 gene encoding uncharacterized protein LOC110907441, with protein sequence MAEPSSPHNVEGENPEQPIVAEEEDEDDDVDVPGGGLPVLKWTKGSFKTLMATVQMAKDWNATYPQVGDTGADAPAGYITLWADFFTHGNLRLPVTVFVAEVLEYYHLHISQLSPFGMFRIRNFEYTFRAHGLPISVENFRRFYQLTVNTGFFSFTQRHGSLKLMTPPKGVTGWKKRFFYVKACAVYANMSFRNVDVGVSDEDIPVASAKTADWFSRLRPIELKKLDNDQLWILRMMLSRPDRKERPVLREQGGADAVGLWRMFEPDFKGQVELIAVELKKGFNLEILKNFRVPSKAVLEAPVPGDARGVLADLGKFEKRVPKKTVEKKTVKKTVRGCGKGSVEGSAAPASVFEAAESRDAGYSFFDIPASPLHTAAAGAGVTKETVAPKEPAAPFVGPVRVPPLEKTVETTVDRIFDTVDSSDNLISPDEGDGLNLRFSDAGG